The proteins below are encoded in one region of Micromonospora sp. DSM 45708:
- a CDS encoding M14 family metallopeptidase, with protein sequence MRDRRTTAILSALLAASLAVFAGPVPAQADPIETNQVQGLTVVQGDGYATLAWTPVDGATDYQIERTPVAADDTAAGPAVITGVWRPGRQINNSSPTFADAGFNPGARFQWRVRARVGTTAEPYSTPVADTTRAPWGDPAVPGQNLRTQWETTLAAQYTSDVNEYAYTAAVDELSDRVRVTEIGRTALGRPINMFVIGYPTPPATPAAVAATSPLMVNCNVHGNEPGDREACLIMARQLAFSDDPRTLDLLSHTTVLIVPTINGDGRAANTRGNSTGQDLNRDYSLIRQPETFALMRMLRDHRPVAGYDGHEFGNSSAGDLPMLPPRHQNVAQPIFDESQHMIEGHMYTQGAKDGWWPCPYGCNGGGNVGLSEETILRNTLGLKNVVNSLLELRSAGGTTRPDEGNTANNRRRKAYSALWTFQQFLDYHRANLKEITSARADAITFQVSNTGRIVFRGSRPIAAYPAPHPGEAPPPLDAPREDQILTEAPCAYRLTEEQYHGERTDGPTGQRTTVAQRLAAHGWKVVKVADGYVVPLAQPERGLIPLLLDGQAVEKLVDAERVYPTVTGTRSGPLVVSGFTCLRGATVTGPVRVRAGGTLVATGSSITGPVDASGAAGVFLTDTKVTGPVRIAQGSGPVVVVDTTVDGPVDVSGNRGDAPLLAANTVTGPLRCDGNSAAPVDLELGNSATGPKTGQCASL encoded by the coding sequence CCTCGCCTGGACGCCGGTCGACGGCGCCACCGACTACCAGATCGAGCGCACCCCGGTCGCCGCCGACGACACGGCGGCCGGACCGGCGGTCATCACCGGCGTCTGGCGGCCGGGCCGCCAGATCAACAACTCCTCGCCCACGTTCGCCGACGCCGGGTTCAACCCGGGCGCCCGGTTCCAGTGGCGGGTCCGCGCCCGCGTCGGCACCACCGCCGAGCCGTACTCGACGCCGGTGGCCGACACCACCCGGGCTCCCTGGGGCGACCCCGCCGTGCCGGGCCAGAACCTCCGGACCCAGTGGGAGACCACCCTCGCGGCCCAGTACACCAGCGACGTCAACGAGTACGCGTACACCGCGGCGGTCGACGAGCTGAGCGACCGGGTCCGGGTGACCGAGATCGGCCGGACCGCACTGGGCCGCCCGATCAACATGTTCGTCATCGGCTACCCCACGCCGCCGGCAACCCCGGCGGCGGTGGCCGCGACGTCGCCGCTGATGGTCAACTGCAACGTGCACGGCAACGAGCCCGGTGACCGGGAAGCCTGCCTGATCATGGCGCGCCAGCTGGCCTTCAGCGACGACCCGCGGACGCTGGACCTGCTGTCGCACACCACCGTGCTGATCGTGCCCACCATCAACGGGGACGGCCGGGCGGCCAACACCCGGGGCAACTCCACCGGCCAGGACCTCAACCGGGACTACTCGTTGATCCGCCAGCCCGAGACCTTCGCGCTGATGCGGATGCTGCGTGACCACCGCCCGGTGGCCGGCTACGACGGGCACGAGTTCGGCAACTCCAGCGCCGGCGACCTGCCGATGCTGCCGCCGCGGCACCAGAACGTGGCCCAGCCGATCTTCGACGAGTCGCAGCACATGATCGAGGGCCACATGTACACCCAGGGCGCCAAGGACGGCTGGTGGCCCTGCCCATACGGGTGCAACGGCGGCGGCAACGTGGGGCTGAGCGAGGAAACCATCCTGCGCAACACGCTCGGGCTCAAGAACGTCGTGAACTCCCTGCTGGAGCTGCGCAGCGCCGGCGGCACCACCCGGCCGGACGAGGGCAACACGGCGAACAACCGGCGGCGCAAAGCGTACTCGGCGCTCTGGACGTTCCAGCAGTTCCTCGACTACCACCGGGCGAACCTCAAGGAGATCACCTCCGCACGGGCCGACGCGATCACCTTCCAGGTGTCGAACACCGGGCGGATCGTCTTCCGCGGCTCCCGCCCCATCGCGGCGTACCCGGCCCCGCACCCGGGCGAGGCCCCGCCGCCGCTGGACGCCCCGCGCGAGGACCAGATCCTCACCGAGGCGCCGTGCGCCTACCGGCTCACCGAGGAGCAGTACCACGGCGAGCGCACCGACGGCCCGACCGGACAGCGGACCACCGTGGCGCAGCGGCTCGCCGCGCACGGCTGGAAGGTGGTCAAGGTCGCCGACGGGTACGTGGTGCCGCTGGCCCAGCCCGAGCGGGGGCTGATCCCGCTGCTGCTCGACGGGCAGGCGGTGGAGAAGCTGGTCGACGCCGAGCGGGTGTACCCGACGGTGACCGGCACGCGTAGCGGTCCGCTGGTGGTCTCCGGCTTCACCTGCCTGCGGGGCGCCACGGTGACCGGCCCGGTCCGGGTGCGGGCCGGCGGCACGCTGGTCGCCACCGGCTCGTCGATCACCGGCCCGGTGGACGCCTCCGGCGCCGCCGGCGTGTTCCTGACCGACACCAAGGTCACCGGCCCGGTCCGGATCGCGCAGGGCAGCGGGCCCGTGGTGGTCGTCGACACCACGGTCGACGGTCCGGTGGACGTGTCCGGCAACCGGGGCGACGCGCCGCTGCTGGCCGCCAACACGGTCACCGGCCCGCTGCGCTGCGACGGCAACAGCGCTGCCCCGGTCGACCTGGAGCTGGGCAACTCGGCGACAGGCCCGAAGACCGGCCAGTGCGCGAGCCTCTGA
- a CDS encoding fasciclin domain-containing protein, translated as MSGPLCELLPSGSEPGNPAALAGQPAEAALQWLPVLTTFEAAVRASGMSADLHGGSGVTILAPTDDAFAAKFSEDNLDQLLLADRDKLRGLLREHLVAGSLSLSDLVTAGTVTTLAGTTLTVTGGGGTARLADRADTVCADYQVANARIHIINHVLGSLPTTGGEDGHRAH; from the coding sequence GTGAGCGGCCCGCTGTGCGAGCTGCTGCCCTCCGGCAGCGAGCCGGGCAACCCGGCGGCGCTCGCCGGTCAGCCGGCCGAGGCGGCTCTGCAGTGGCTGCCCGTCCTCACCACGTTCGAGGCAGCGGTGCGGGCGTCCGGCATGTCCGCGGACCTGCACGGCGGCTCGGGGGTGACCATCCTGGCCCCCACCGACGACGCGTTCGCGGCCAAGTTCTCCGAGGACAACCTGGACCAACTGCTCCTGGCTGACCGGGACAAGCTCCGCGGCCTGCTCCGCGAACACCTCGTCGCCGGGTCGCTGTCGCTGTCCGACCTGGTGACCGCCGGTACGGTGACCACGCTCGCCGGCACCACGCTGACCGTCACCGGGGGCGGAGGGACCGCGCGCCTGGCCGACCGGGCCGACACCGTGTGCGCCGACTACCAGGTCGCCAACGCCCGGATCCACATCATCAACCACGTGCTCGGCAGCCTGCCCACCACTGGTGGCGAGGACGGGCACCGCGCCCACTGA